One Anas acuta chromosome 32, bAnaAcu1.1, whole genome shotgun sequence DNA segment encodes these proteins:
- the GMIP gene encoding GEM-interacting protein isoform X2: MGDPEPSGLDSQERVPENKKRYSEIFRSLDDLEICIGNATVDLFIGDGDGTDDTDLSAEREIVPLNESFCKSKSSSEKQVHTDMTVEEADEMLIKCEGGIDAALEYAKMWCKYVKELLNWIEKRLSYETEFAKGIVKIAESGRNAILQQSNMPLRALYAMVLEHDIKVGNSATETVGLLQQKEFYQPLSAKKNEIEKWRKEFKDQWTKEQKRMNESLSSLRKSRLQYAQRCEELEKAKYLSAKAEDEYQSAAVVNPSSASKQLEKRRRSCEEAQAKVQETEALYKMCINDANFRRQELEKVRARIVSHIRKLIYQGDEVLTWVTLRMFKQRQTQSEHIPVGYQHLAEVCKPYKVGEKYLEFIQALQKKDIHMEVFEFESLASGGQRSPPSSRKKMSLQHTGGSKEASTPEDTSRRQFSPNGEQSTNRSLCSDTESLGGSCESRSLDSPNSSPGNSNRKLLKAPSTGTMSSSDDFEERDSLQTFENENGSSQQQFRNILLSSAAQTHRLRKLRGPSKCRDCDNFMVNGFECEECYLACHKKCLESLLITCGHRKLPNRVPLFGIDFTQVPRDFPEEVPFIVVKCTSEIEARALGVQGIYRISGSKARVEKLCQAFENGRSLVELSEHSPHDITGVLKHFLKELSGPVLLYQLYNSLIALAKEIQKPGEERTDSAGVPSDPIQSMKELLSKLPGSNYNTLRHLIAHLYRVAEKYEENKMSPNNLGIVFGPTLIRPGSGSDVSMSCLVDSGYQAQIVEFLIQNYERVFGMEDLPPSLPLSCENPSQEAPTEKDEGHQSPSAVQKITLENFSSQHGLSVDSVSDNSSSREAGSELTLEGAPSPLSTDALEMNTSTGSELEDLEDSVQEKTDSDSDTVVGTQPRGHFSRQPVKYIRVQAKTKPVIPKPSSLPLRTTTLSSMATDTGAEGNATESSSTAKDVLGERTRSRNSSPDTSTLRGRSGGKQQLKHFEITEETARIISKLKADDASASPEGSLESLGSAEKEVKLNPETLPEQSP; encoded by the exons cTGAATGAAAGTTTCTGCAAGAGCAAAAGCAGTTCAGAAAAACAAGTGCACACAGACATGACAG ttgaaGAGGCAGATGAAATGCTGATTAAATGTGAAGGTGGCATTGATGCAGCCCTCGAGTATGCCAAAATGTGGTGTAAATATGTCAAAGAGCTTCTCAACTGGATTGAAAAACGTCTGAGCTACG AAACGGAGTTTGCCAAAGGGATTGTGAAGATAGCAGAATCGGGACGAAATGCCATCCTCCAGCAG tccAACATGCCTCTTCGAGCGCTCTATGCAATGGTCCTGGAGCACGACATTAAGGTTGGAAATTCAGCTACCGAGACCGTGGGGTTGCTCCAACAGAAGGAATTCTACCAG CCTCTGTCAGCCAAGAAGAACGAGATTGAGAAGTGGAGGAAGGAATTCAAAGACCAGTGGACAAAGGAGCAAAAGAGGATG AACGAGTCCTTGTCATCCCTGCGCAAGTCCCGCCTGCAGTACGCGCAGCGCTGCGAGGAGCTGGAGAAAGCCAAGTACCTGAGTGCCAAGGCAGAGGACGAATACCAGAGCGCAGCAGTCGTCAaccccagcagtgccagcaagCAGCTGGAGAAGCGGCGCCGCTCCTGCGAGGAGGCACAAGCCAAG GTCCAGGAAACAGAAGCCCTGTACAAGATGTGCATCAACGACGCCAACTTTCGGCGGCAGGAACTGGAGAAAGTGCGGGCACGCATCGTCTCCCACATTCGGAAGCTCATTTACCAGGGAGACGAGGTGCTGACGTGG GTCACGTTAAGGATGTTTAAGCAGCGGCAGACTCAGTCAGAACACATCCCGGTGGGATACCAGCACCTGGCCGAGGTCTGCAAGCCCTACAAAGTGGGTGAGAAGTACCTGGAGTTCATTCAGGCTCTGCAGAAGAAAGACATTCACATGGAAGTGTTTGAATTCGAGTCTCTCGCTTCTGGAGGGCagag GtctccccccagcagcaggaagaagatGTCACTGCAGCACACGGGAGGCAGCAAGGAGGCCAGCACTCCAGAAGACACGTCCAGAAGGCAGTTCTCCCCAAATGGTGAACAGA GTACCAACAGATCCCTCTGCAGCGACACAGAAAGCCTCGGTGGGAGCTGCGAGTCCCGATCCCTGGACTCTCCCAACTCCAGCCCAG gaaaCTCCAACAGGAAGCTGCTGAAAGCTCCATCCACCGGCACCATGTCCTCCTCGGATGATTTCGAGGAACGAGATTCACTGCAAACCTTCGAAAACG aaaacGGCTCATCCCAGCAACAATTCAGGAACATCCTCCTCTCCAGCGCGGCGCAGACCCACCGGCTCAGGAAGCTTCGGGGGCCGTCCAAGTGCCGGGACTGCGACAACTTCATGGTCAACGGCTTTGAGTGCGAGGAG TGCTACCTGGCCTGCCACAAGAAGTGCCTGGAGAGCCTGCTGATCACCTGCGGCCACAGGAAGCTGCCCAACCGAGTGCCCCTTTTCGGCATCGACTTCACCCAAGTTCCCCGAGACTTCCCCGAGGAGGTCCCCTTCATCGTGGTGAAATGCACGTCGGAGATCGAAGCTCGTGCCCTGGGAGTGCAG GGGATCTATCGGATAAGCGGGTCCAAAGCCCGGGTGGAGAAGCTGTGCCAGGCCTTTGAGAACGGCAGGAGCCTGGTGGAGCTCTCCGAGCACTCCCCCCACGACATCACCGGGGTGCTGAAGCATTTCCTGAAAGAA CTTTCGGGACCGGTGCTGCTGTACCAGCTCTACAACAGCCTCATCGCTCTCGCCAAAGAGATTCAAAAACCCGGGGAAGAAAGGACGGACTCCGCCGGTGTCCCTTCGGATCCCATCCAGAGCAtgaaggagctgctgagcaaaCTGCCTGGAAGCAACTACAACACCCTGCGGCACCTCATCGCCCACCTCTACAG GGTGGCAGAGAAATACGAAGAGAACAAGATGTCCCCAAACAACCTGGGCATAGTGTTCGGGCCCACCCTGATCCGGCCGGGCTCGGGGAGCGACGTCTCCATGTCCTGCCTCGTTGACTCCGGGTACCAAGCCCAAATCGTGGAGTTTCTCATCCAGAACTACGAAAGGGTGTTCGGGATGGAGGACCTGCCTCCATCCTTACCCCTCAGCTGTGAAAACCCCTCGCAAGAAGCACCGACAGAAAAGGATGAAGGACACCAGAGCCCAAGCGCAGTCCAGAAAATAACCCTAGAG AATTTCTCCTCCCAGCACGGTTTAAGCGTGGACAGTGTGTCTGATAACTCGTCTTCCAGGGAAGCCGGCAGCGAGCTGACTCTGGagggagcccccagcccgtTAAGCACGGATGCCCTAG agATGAATACAAGCACTGGCTCCGAGCTGGAGGATCTGGAGGACTCCGTGCAGGAGAAGACCGACAGCGATTCGGACACTGTCGTGGGCACCCAGCCCCGGGGCCATTTCAGTCGGCAGCCCGTGAAATACATCCGCGTgcaggcaaaaacaaaaccagtcaTTCCCAAGCCTTCCAGTTTGCCCTTGAGGACTACCACGTTATCCAGCATGGCCACGGACACCGGTGCAGAAGGCAACGCCACCGAGAGCAGCTCCACGGCAAAGGATGTCCTGGGGGAGAGGACTCGGAGCAGGAACAGCTCACCCGACACCAGCACGCTCAGGGGCCGCTCAGGAGGCAAACAGCAGCTCAAACACTTTGAGATCACGGAGGAAACCGCCAGGATCATCTCAAAGCTTAAAGCCGATGACGCTTCGGCATCCCCAGAAGGTTCTCTGGAGAGCCTGGGGTCTGCTGAGAAAGAAGTGAAACTCAACCCAGAGACGCTCCCGGAGCAAAGCCCCTAA